The stretch of DNA GCGTGGCCACGCGCAGAGCTATAAAATCTGCGCTCGCCATGGGGGCGATTATTGCCGCCCTTGGGCTTTATGCTTGCAATGGGGCCGAAGCCGTACAACCGACCGCCACCTCCCTGCCCGCCGTGATGCAAGCCCAAGGCTACCACGCCGTATCGCTGCGCCGCGTGGTCAGCAATCATGATGTTTTAACCGCCACAATCAACGGCGTGACGGGGCAATTTATTGTCGATACGGGGGCGGCTTTTTCTATCGTCCATAGCCCGCGTACGCCGCGGTTTTACCTGTCCCGTGATGACGCGCTTGGTCAACGCCCCGCGACGATGCCGACAGGCAATATCACCTTAACCCGCTATCGCCTGCGCTCTATTTCAGTCGACAACAGAGGCTACCGCCTGCCAGAGATGACCAGCGCCGACCTATCGGCTTTGGTTGGAATTGTCGCGCAGACCTCTGGCGTTAATGTCGACGGAATTATCGGGCAGGATTTTCTTATTACCAACCAAGCGGTGATTGATGTCGGCCAAAGACGGATTTATTTGCGCGCGCCTTAATGGGCGGCTTTCAGCACTTTGGTCATCACGGTTGGCAAAGCGTAATCTTTTATACGGTCAAGCGGCGCCCAAATCGCGACGTCTCCCGTGGCCTCGCCTCGTAACTCGGCCGCGATCTCGCTATGGAATACACTTAACCGCAGCTCGAAATGTGTAAACACATGGCGCACCTCCACTGCTGATTGCTCCCAATTGCGCGGGGTTGGTTCCGCCGCGCGTATCACATCGTCCTTTGGCTTTGGCCCCCATTCCGTGCCTGGAAAGCCCATCATCCCGCCGAGCAATCCCGTGTCAGGGCGGCGGTGCAGCAACACCGCATCCCCGCTGCGCAAAACGAAAGCAGCGCCGTGCCTGACGGGGAGTTTTTTCTTGGGAGTTTTCTTCGGATAATCCGTTTGCACACCTGCCGCCTTGGCCGCGCAATCACCCGACCACGGACAAAGACCGCACGTCGGGCTTCGCGGGGTGCAGACCGTCGCGCCCAAATCCATCACCGCTTGGCCGTAATCGCCGGGCCGTTCAAACCCGTCTAATGTCGGATCAGACAATGCCGCCGCCAAAGCACGCAGGTCAGATTTGCCCTTTGGCAGCGGCGTCTGCACCATAAAAATACGGCTGATAACCCGCTCGACATTGCCGTCCACAATGGTTGTCGCTTCGTCATGACAAATGGCAGCAATGGTCGCCGCGGTATAGGCGCCAATACCGGGTAGCTTTAATAATGCCGTCTCGGTCAACGGGAAAACGCCGTCATGATCATCCGCCACGACGCCAGCGCATTTATGCAAATTACGCGCACGCGCATAATATCCCAGCCCCGCCCACATGGCCAAGACCTCGTCGCGGTCTGCCTGCGCCAAATCAGTCACAGTTGGAAAACGCGCAAGGAATTTACGCCAATAGGGCGTGGCGTGCGGCACCGTGGTTTGCTGGAGCATGATTTCGGATAACCACACGGCATAAGGATCAGGGGTTATCCCCTTTGCGCGGTCCTCTGGCCTGACCCGCCACGGCAATGTCCGTCCGCCGTCGTCATACCAAGCCAGCAAAGCGCGGCGCATGGCGGATAGCTCATCGGATGGTTTTAAGTCAGGCGGCGATTTTGACGTCTCTTTCATAGCTGTAACTTGTCCTTTGCGCCGCAATAAGGCAATGAGAAGCCGTGGATGAAGAGACAGAAAAATTGTCGCGTGAAGATCAAGCCAAACTCACCCGTTGGCTCTCTGAGCAGCGCGGGCGCAGACAGTATCGCCATGCGCCCAAGGCATCCGTATCTGTTGCGAAAATAATCAAACCGCTCAGTTCTAAATTCGGCGCGGGCGTAACGCCCATCCATCAAAATTGGGAGCAAATCGCCGGAAAGCGTTTTGCCAAAATCTCTCGCCCTGTGAAAATTATGGGCGGTAAAGACGGGCGGACTTTAGTTATAAAAGCCCCCGGCGCGGCGGCGGCCCTTATTATGGCCTCAAGCGGGCAAATTCTCGATAGGCTGAATAGCTTTTTAGGATATGGCCATATTGCGCGTATTAAAGTCATTCACGGGGCCATGAAAACTGCCCCCCAGAGTGCCGCGCCCAAGCCCTCACCCCGCGGGCTATCTGCGACAGAGGCACGCGAACTGCAATCAAGCCTAGCCCATATCAAAGATGATGCGCTAAGACAGGCGCTAGAGACCTTGGGTAAAAAAACACTGTCTGAGACCCGCCAATATAGTAACAAGACATAACTTTAATCAGGATAGATGATTATGATGAAACAGTTCCTCACCGCCGTTCTCTTGGCTAGCGCCGTCAGCTTTGCCTTTTCAGCGAACGCACAAGATAGCCACGCGGGTCATGACCACGGCGCAGACGGCCATAGCCATGCCAAGCCGCCGTCCATGTCGCCAGAGGAAATTGCCAAGGTCAGCCATATCTATAGCCAAAGCCCTGAAGATCATGTCGTAGGTCAGGCTGACGCGCCCAATACACTCATTGTTTATGCTTCTGTCACCTGTCCGCATTGCGGGGATTGGTTCACCAATGATTATCCCATTTTACAAAAAGAGCTGATTGAAAAAGGTAAAATGAAAATGGTCTTTCGTGAATTTCCGACAGGCCCGGTAGAGGTCTCAATGGCGGGCTTTCAACTGGCCAATTGCGCAGGGGCTGACAAATATTTTGACGTCCTACAGTTTCAAATGGAAAACCAAGAGGACACTTTTGCCGCCTTGAAAGAGGGGAAAGCGATTGAGCGTTTCTTGGAAATTGCGGCCATCGCTGATATTAAGGGTCAAGAAGCGATGTTCACTTGTTTTGATAATGAGGACGGATTTGAGCGTGTCGAGCAATCCATGACCCGGGCGCGCGCCGCCAATTTGACGGGCGTCCCCGCCCTCATCCTGAATGGCGACGTCGTTGAGGGACCGTCAGATGCGGCCTCCATCAAAGCTTTATTGCCCTAAGTCCCGCGCCAAAACGCGAAAATACCTTAAAACTAAAGCCCGCCCATCATCGCATCGGTGGGCTTTTGGTCATAAATTGTTAATAAGTTAACGAAATATGACCACAATTACTTGCGAAACCCTTTGATAGTGAGAAACTGCGATATGAAAAACTTTTTTAACACCGATTCGCGCGGCGGATTTCGTTTTGCCAAAGTGCTAAGCGCGACGGCAGCAGCGATTATATTAGCAAGCTGCGGCAGTGACGGCGGCACGACAACACCCACGTCAGGCAAAGCGGGTAGTTTCGAAATCGTCAATGATCACGCCATCGGCAGTCCAGATGCAAAAGCGACAATCGTTGAGCATGCCTCTGTCATGTGCGGGGCCTGTGCCAATTGGCATAATACGGTCTATCCCGATTTTAAGAAAAAATATATCGATACGGGCCTTGTGCGCTTCGTCTTTCGTGAGTTTCCAACACAACCTGAAAACCTCGCGCAGGCTGGTTTTCTCATTGCCAATTGTTCAGGCCCAGATCGGTTTTTTGATAACATCAAATTACAGTTTAATCGCCAACAGCAAATCTTCAAAGCCATGCAAACGGGCAAAGTTCTCGAAGAATATATCGCAATCGGCAAAGCGGGCGGCCTATCCGAGGAAGAAACAATGGCGTGCCTAAAGGACGAACAACGCATCGCTGATTATGAAGCCAAAGTGCAAAACGGTCTTGATAACGGTGTGACAGGCACTCCGTCATTTTTCCTAAATGGCGAAAAAGTCAGCCGCACAGCGGATGGTCAGCAAGTTTTCACCATGGAAACATTTGATGAAATTCTGCGCCCCGTCCTCGGTGAAGAGGCGACCGAAACATCAGAGCCTGAGAAAGCTGACGCTGAGTAGTTATGGGATCGCTGGTTTTCAATCAAATCAAACTGGTCGGGTTTAAGTCTTTCGTAGACCCGACTGATTTTGTGATTGAACCGGGCCTGACCGGGATTGTTGGGCCGAACGGCTGCGGCAAATCCAATCTGCTCGAAGCCATACGCTGGGTCATGGGCGCCAATTCTGCCAAAGCCATGCGCGGCGGGGC from Fretibacter rubidus encodes:
- a CDS encoding aspartyl protease family protein, producing MATRRAIKSALAMGAIIAALGLYACNGAEAVQPTATSLPAVMQAQGYHAVSLRRVVSNHDVLTATINGVTGQFIVDTGAAFSIVHSPRTPRFYLSRDDALGQRPATMPTGNITLTRYRLRSISVDNRGYRLPEMTSADLSALVGIVAQTSGVNVDGIIGQDFLITNQAVIDVGQRRIYLRAP
- the mutY gene encoding A/G-specific adenine glycosylase codes for the protein MKETSKSPPDLKPSDELSAMRRALLAWYDDGGRTLPWRVRPEDRAKGITPDPYAVWLSEIMLQQTTVPHATPYWRKFLARFPTVTDLAQADRDEVLAMWAGLGYYARARNLHKCAGVVADDHDGVFPLTETALLKLPGIGAYTAATIAAICHDEATTIVDGNVERVISRIFMVQTPLPKGKSDLRALAAALSDPTLDGFERPGDYGQAVMDLGATVCTPRSPTCGLCPWSGDCAAKAAGVQTDYPKKTPKKKLPVRHGAAFVLRSGDAVLLHRRPDTGLLGGMMGFPGTEWGPKPKDDVIRAAEPTPRNWEQSAVEVRHVFTHFELRLSVFHSEIAAELRGEATGDVAIWAPLDRIKDYALPTVMTKVLKAAH
- a CDS encoding DUF721 domain-containing protein, yielding MDEETEKLSREDQAKLTRWLSEQRGRRQYRHAPKASVSVAKIIKPLSSKFGAGVTPIHQNWEQIAGKRFAKISRPVKIMGGKDGRTLVIKAPGAAAALIMASSGQILDRLNSFLGYGHIARIKVIHGAMKTAPQSAAPKPSPRGLSATEARELQSSLAHIKDDALRQALETLGKKTLSETRQYSNKT
- a CDS encoding thioredoxin domain-containing protein — protein: MIMMKQFLTAVLLASAVSFAFSANAQDSHAGHDHGADGHSHAKPPSMSPEEIAKVSHIYSQSPEDHVVGQADAPNTLIVYASVTCPHCGDWFTNDYPILQKELIEKGKMKMVFREFPTGPVEVSMAGFQLANCAGADKYFDVLQFQMENQEDTFAALKEGKAIERFLEIAAIADIKGQEAMFTCFDNEDGFERVEQSMTRARAANLTGVPALILNGDVVEGPSDAASIKALLP
- a CDS encoding thioredoxin domain-containing protein, producing the protein MKNFFNTDSRGGFRFAKVLSATAAAIILASCGSDGGTTTPTSGKAGSFEIVNDHAIGSPDAKATIVEHASVMCGACANWHNTVYPDFKKKYIDTGLVRFVFREFPTQPENLAQAGFLIANCSGPDRFFDNIKLQFNRQQQIFKAMQTGKVLEEYIAIGKAGGLSEEETMACLKDEQRIADYEAKVQNGLDNGVTGTPSFFLNGEKVSRTADGQQVFTMETFDEILRPVLGEEATETSEPEKADAE